A window of Zingiber officinale cultivar Zhangliang chromosome 5A, Zo_v1.1, whole genome shotgun sequence contains these coding sequences:
- the LOC121980414 gene encoding uncharacterized protein LOC121980414 — translation MGKAWIRIAVAVSALAMMAGAGRRYGLNAETALEPFRRLSEKLGMWTIPVYVAAHTITLALCLPYAVFFEAGASLLFGFFPAVLCVFFAKVLGASLSFWIGRAIFRSSKLAKEWVHRNRYFRLLAKGVERDGWRFVLLARFSPLPSYVINYGLAATNVKFLVDFLLPTVIGCLPMILQNTSLGSLAGAAVASTTASKKSQLYSYIFPSLGIASSVLISWKIKTYSSAFAEEFKQPVSAKRSLVDDDSAQ, via the exons ATGGGGAAGGCTTGGATTCGGATAGCTGTGGCGGTGAGCGCGTTGGCGATGATGGCGGGAGCGGGCCGGCGATACGGTCTCAACGCGGAGACGGCGCTCGAACCGTTCCGGCGGCTGTCTGAGAAGCTCGGGATGTGGACCATTCCGGTGTATGTGGCCGCCCATACCATCACCCTGGCCCTTTGCCTGCCTTACGCCGTCTTTTTCGAGGCCGGTGCTTCCCTGCTCTTCGGGTTCTTCCCTGCTGTGCTCTGCGTCTTCTTTGCAAAGGTCCTCGGCGCTTCCCTATCCTTCTGGATCGGACG GGCAATTTTTAGGAGTTCAAAATTGGCAAAGGAATGGGTGCATCGCAACAGATACTTCCGGCTCCTTGCCAAAGGAGTCGAACGTGATGGTTGGAGATTTGTTCTTCTTGCTCGTTTCTCTCCCCTGCCTTCTTATGTCATCAATTATGGTTTGGCTGCCACAAACGTGAAGTTCCTTGTTGATTTCCTTCTTCCTACTGTTATCGGTTGTTTGCCAATGATTCTGCAAAACACATCTCTCGGCAGTCTTGCTGGGGCAGCTGTAGCCTCAACAACAGCTTCCAAGAAGTCCCAACTGTACTCGTACATTTTTCCTTCACTTGGAATTGCTTCCAGTGTTCTCATATCCTGGAAGATAAAGACGTACTCTTCTGCATTTGCCGAAGAATTTAAGCAGCCTGTTTCTGCAAAGCGCTCCCTTGTAGATGATGATTCTGCTCAGTGA